From the genome of Nocardia sp. NBC_01503, one region includes:
- a CDS encoding SRPBCC family protein, with translation MAGVERVDQLDDTHMHWKVKVGPVEREFDATITEQHPDERVAWRSDSGPEHAGVVTFHRIDDETTRIITQMDVDPEGFIENVGDKLGLLDHRVKGDLERFKTFIEDRPHETGAWRGDVPRPGV, from the coding sequence ATGGCCGGCGTCGAACGCGTCGACCAACTCGATGACACCCATATGCATTGGAAGGTCAAGGTGGGCCCCGTCGAGCGCGAGTTCGATGCGACCATCACCGAGCAGCATCCCGACGAACGCGTGGCGTGGCGATCCGACAGCGGCCCCGAACACGCCGGTGTGGTGACCTTCCACCGCATCGACGACGAAACCACCCGAATCATCACTCAGATGGACGTCGATCCGGAGGGATTCATCGAGAACGTCGGCGACAAGCTGGGGCTGCTCGACCATCGCGTGAAGGGCGACCTCGAGCGTTTCAAGACGTTCATCGAAGACCGGCCCCACGAAACCGGCGCCTGGCGCGGAGACGTCCCGCGTCCCGGCGTGTAA
- a CDS encoding SDR family oxidoreductase → MSDDLVGKSALVTGASRGIGFAVAAELLRRGADVVVTARKQGPLEEAAEELRGLGYSGKVVAVAGNSGEAEARAEQVAAAVAQFGSLDVLINNTGINPVYGSLMEADLDGVRKIFDVNVVAALGYVQEAYKAWMGEHGGAVVNVASVAGLRSTGVIAAYGASKAALIRLTEELAWQLGPKIRVNAVAPGVIKTKFADALYSADEEAAAAVYPMKRLGSPEDVAGLIGFLASAESAWITGTTVRVDGGLLATGGI, encoded by the coding sequence ATGAGCGATGATCTGGTTGGGAAGAGTGCGCTGGTTACCGGTGCGAGCCGGGGGATCGGGTTCGCGGTGGCTGCGGAGCTGCTGCGGCGAGGGGCCGATGTGGTGGTGACGGCGCGGAAGCAGGGGCCGTTGGAGGAGGCGGCCGAGGAGCTCAGGGGGCTGGGGTATTCCGGTAAAGTTGTTGCGGTAGCGGGGAATTCGGGGGAAGCCGAGGCTCGGGCGGAACAGGTTGCCGCCGCTGTGGCGCAGTTCGGGTCGCTGGATGTGCTGATCAACAACACCGGGATCAATCCGGTGTACGGGTCGCTCATGGAGGCTGATCTGGATGGGGTGCGCAAGATCTTCGATGTGAATGTTGTTGCGGCGCTCGGGTATGTGCAGGAGGCGTACAAGGCTTGGATGGGTGAGCACGGTGGGGCCGTGGTGAATGTGGCCAGTGTGGCCGGGTTGCGGTCCACCGGGGTTATCGCCGCCTACGGGGCTTCCAAGGCCGCGCTCATTCGGCTCACCGAGGAGTTGGCCTGGCAGCTCGGGCCGAAGATCAGGGTGAACGCGGTCGCTCCGGGCGTGATCAAGACCAAGTTCGCGGATGCGCTGTACTCGGCCGATGAGGAGGCGGCGGCGGCCGTTTATCCGATGAAACGGCTGGGGTCGCCGGAGGATGTGGCGGGGCTGATCGGGTTCCTGGCCTCCGCCGAATCGGCGTGGATCACCGGCACCACCGTTCGCGTGGATGGCGGCCTGCTCGCCACCGGCGGTATCTGA